Part of the Arthrobacter gengyunqii genome is shown below.
CCGCGATTGACCTGATGCCCGAGGCCCGCCGGCCCAGCTGGGCAGCGAGTGCACCGACTTCACCGGCCAGCAAGGCCGCGGCCAGAGTGCCGCCAAATCGGTCCGCCCATCCGGGAGAGCCTTCGGCAGCTGCAGCGTAAAGCAGGTCCCCGCCGTCTGCCAGGACGGCGCGCACGTGCTCTGCTGACAACCCGGCCGCCTCGAAGCGGCTGGCAATGGCTTTCCGCTCTTCCGGAGGCCGGTGGGACAGGACGCTGTCCCATCGGGGTCCGGGGTTGTCATCCCCGGGGTGACTATTCATGTTGTGAAGTGTGCGCGCCGGTTCGGAGGTTGTCTACCCCCTGGTGACAAGTTTTTTGGCGGTAACGCACATCGAGTGACGCGGCGTCGGGCCGAGCCTGGGAACACATGACTCCCGCCGAGGCAGAGCGGCTGGAAGGCTCGGCCGTTCCCCTGGGCCGTGCCCGCGCCTACCATTGCTGGAAAGAGGATCCAAACCTATTGAGCGAGGCTCTGCCATGGCCAATATCACCACCAGGCCCGTGACCAAACTGGGAATCGTAGGCGCCGGAAGCGTGGGGACGTCCCTCGCCTACGCCGCCCTTATCCGGGATGCAGCCCGGGAAATTGCGATCTACGACATTGATGCCGTCAGGGCCGAAGCCGAGGGGCTGGACCTGGCCCACGGCACGCAGTTTACCGGCGCAAACACGGTGACCGGCGGCGGAAACATAGAGGCGCTGGCAGGATCGGATGTCATCGTGATTACGGCCGGGGCACGGCAGAAACCGGGACAATCGAGGCTCGACCTGGCCGGGGTCAACGTCGGGATCATTCAAAACCTGATGACGCAGCTGATGGAACAGGCGCCGGACGCCGTGTACGTGGTTGTCACGAACCCCTGTGATGTGCTGACCGTGGCGGCCCAGAAGGCTTCCGGTCTTCCCTGGAACCGGATTTTCTCCTCCGGCACCGTGCTGGACACCTCCCGGCTGCGTTTGCTGCTGGCCCGGGAAGCGCACGTGCTGATGACCAGCGTGCACGCCACCATCATCGGGGAGCACGGGGACTCGGAGTTTCCGGTGTGGTCCAGCGCCTCCATTGGTCCGGTGCCGATTCGGGACTGGAAAATCAGCGGCCGGCAGGTTTTCACCCAGGAGTATCTGGACGCGGTCACCCATGACGTGGTGACAGCCGCCTACAAGGTCATTGAGGGCAAGGGTGCCACCAACTACGCCATCGGGCTGGCCGGAATCAGGATTGTGGAAGCCATCATGCAGGCGGAGAACGCGGTGTTGCCGGTGTCGGCGATCATGCAGGGCGCCTACGGCATTGAGGGCGTCGCGCTGTCCCTGCCCTCAATCGTAGGCATCAACGGCGTCTACGGCATGCTGGAAATGCCCCTGGACGAGGCGGAAACCCGGCAGTTCCAGGACTCCGCCGAGACGCTGCGGAACACCCTCACCAAACTTGGGGTGTAGCTGGTGAGGGTGCCTTCTCCCGTGGATGCAGCAGCTCCGCCCGCGGGTTCCCGCGGAGCTAGGCGGGGACGGTCGTTGCCGGTTCGGCGTCGCCCTTGGAAATTCGCACGGCGTCGTCGAATTCGGCGTCGATCTCAGCTGAAGGCTTGAACGTCAACCGGCTGACAACAATGGTCAGCAGCAGATTGATGAGGAAGCCCGGGATGATCTCGTAAACGTCGCCCAGGATGCCGGGCATTTCGAAGGTTCCCCAAAGGAACGCAGTGACAGCACCGGCGATCATGCCGGCCAGGGCACCGGCTGTGGTGAGCTTGCGCCAGTACAGTGCCAGCAGGATGGTCGGGCCGAAGGCGGCGCCGAATCCGGCCCAGGCGAAGCCCACGAGTTCCAGGATGGAGGCGTTGCGGCTCACAGCGATCAGGATCGAGATCACGGAGACCACCAGCACGGCCATGCGGCCGAGCATCACCATGGAGCGCGGGGAAGCATCGCGCTTGAGCACAATTCTGTAGAGGTCCTCCACCAGTGCCGAGGATGTCACGATCAGCTGCGATGAAATGGTGCTCATAATGGCTGCCAGCACGGCCGCCAGGACAAAGCCGGCAATCAGCGGATGGAAGAAGATCTGCGCCAGTTCCAGGAACACGGCCTCGGGGTCGCTGAGCGTGAGGTTGTTCTGCTGGAAGTACGCAGCGCCGATCAGTGCGGTCATGATGGCGCCGACCACGGTCAGGAGCATCCAGCCCACGCCGATCCGGCGTCCGGCCTTAGCGTCAGCGGGAGAGCGCAGCGCCATGAAGCGGACAATGATGTGCGGCTGGCCAAAGTAGCCCAGGCCCCAGGCCAGAGCGGAGATGATGCCCACGGCGGTGCCGCCGGCGATCGGATCCAGCATGTCCGGGTTGATCTCGCGGAGGGAATCGGTCATGCCGCCGAAGCCGCCAACCTGTCCCAGGCCCACGAGCGGAACGAGGATCAGCGCGGCGAGCATCATCAGGCCCTGGACGACGTCGGTGTAGCTGGCGGCGAGGAATCCGCCGAAGAGCGTGTAGGCAATGGTAACGCCGGCGACAATCAGCATGCCCACCAGGTAGGAGGAGCCGAAGGAGCTTTCAAAGAACACGCCGCCGGCCACCATGCCGGAGGAGACGTAGAACGTAAAGAACACCAGGATGATGACCCCGGAAACCACGCGCAGGATGCGGGAACGGTCCTTCAACCGGTTCTCCAGGAAGCTGGGCACCGTAATGGAGTTGTTGGAGACCAAGGTGTAGGAGCGCAGGCGGGGAGCTACAAACTTCCAGTTCAGCCAGGCACCGGCGGTGAGGCCGACGGCGATCCAGCCTTCCACCAGTCCGGAGACGTAGATGGCCCCCGGCAAGCCCATGAGCAGCCAGCCGGACATGTCCGAGGCTCCGGCGCTGAGGGCGGCGACGCCCGGCTTCAGGTCTCGGCCGGCGAGCATGTAGTCGTCGAGGTCAGTGGTACGCCGGTAGGCCCACCAGCCGATCGCCAGCATGGCGAGCATATAAATCGCCATGGCGATCAGTTTGTACGTCTGGTCAGTCATAGTGTTGTTAGCCGTTTCACTCTGGTTACGTATCGTGGTCGGGGCCCGAAGGCCCGTACAAGTATGCCAACCGTCACAGTGAGCGGGAAATCGAGCGGTTCAGCGGGAGCGGAAAACCGTGTCCTGCCAGTCCTTGTGGGCTGCCGCATCGCGGCCCAGCATCACGTGCTTGATGTTGGTGTAATCCTCGAAGGAGTACTGGGACATGTCCTTGCCGAAGCCTGAGGCTTTGTACCCGCCGTGGGGCATTTCGGAGACGATCGGAATGTGGTCGTTAATCCAGACACAGCCCGCCGCGATTTCCTCGCTGGCGCGCAGGGAGCGGGACAGATCGCGGGTCCAGGCGGAGGCTGCCAGTCCGTAGGCGGTGTCATTGGCGAGGCGGATACCGTCATCGTCGGAGTCGAAGGGCAGTGCGGTGAGCACCGGACCAAAGACCTCGTCCTGCACGATTTCCGAGTCCTGAGCTGCATCGGTGACCAGAGTGGGCCGGTAGAACGCCCCGCCGGCCAGGTTCCCGCCGGGGGCGCTGCCGCCGGCCCGGACGGTGGCGCCGGCGGCCCGGGCGCGGGCCACGAAGCCGGCCACCTTGTCGCGGTGGACATGGCTGATCAGGGAGCCCAGGTCCGTGTCCGGATCGGTGGGATCGCCCACCACCACGGAGTCCATGAGTTCTGCCACCCGGGCGGCAAATTCCTCGAACAGGGGCCGCTGGATGTAGGCGCGGGTGGCGGCGGTGCAGTCCTGTCCTCCGTTGATGATGGAACCGGCCACGGCGCCGTGCGCTGCGGCCTCGACGTCGGCATCGTCGAACACCACAAAGGGCGCCTTGCCGCCGAGTTCAAGGTGGACCCGCTTGGCGGTGCGGGCCGCCAGCGCCATGATCCGGCGCCCGACGGCGGTGGATCCGGTGAAGGAGGTCATGGCCACATCCTGATGGGTCACCAGGAGCTCTCCGCAGACCGGACCCGATCCCGTCACCACGTTAATCACGCCGTCGGGAATTCCGGCGGCGGCTGCCGCTTCGGCAAAGAGCAGGGTGGTTCCCGGGGTCAGCTCACTGGGCTTGAGCACAATGGTGTTGCCGGCTGCAACGGCGGGCAGGATCTTCCAGCCGGCCATCTGCAGGGGATAATTCCACGGGGCGATGGAGCCGATGACACCGATCGGTTCACGCCGGATCATGGAGGTTCCGCCGGCCCCGTACTCACCGGCGGCCAGCCCGTGCAGCTGGCGGGCGGCACCGGCGAAGAAGGAGACGTTGTCCACGGTTCCCGGAACATCGAATTCCGTGGACATCCGGATGGATTTTCCGGTCTGTGCGGTCTCCAGGGCGGCGAGCTGCCCGGCCCGGGCGTCCAGCTCAGCCGCCAGGCGCAGCAGCGCTGCGGAACGGTCGGCGGGAATTCTCCTGGACCACCCGGCGAAGGCGGCCTTGGCGGCGGCGACGGCGTCGTTCACATCCCGGGCATCCGCATAGCGCAGGGTTTCGCTGATCTCGCCGGTGGCCGGATTGATCCGTTTGGCCTCCTCGCCGCGGCCCTGCCGGTACGCGCCGTTGATGAACTGGTGGCCGCCGTCAAACGCCGGTGTTGTTGTGCTCATGAATCAAACCCCATTCCGATGCTGTCCAAGGCCTTTAGCCACGGTCCGCGCCTGCCCTGCCGGCGGTCCGCGCGGACCAGGGCCGCCGTCGTGATTTTAATGCCCAGCCATGCTGCCGGTTCGGGCGGAAACGGCAGCGGTTTCCTGCGGACCATCTTCAGCCGGGTGCGTTCGGTGTCCTCGCCGGAGAGCAGGTCCAGCAGCACGTTGGCACCGAACCGGGTGGCGCCCACGCCAAGACCGGTGAAGCCTGCACAGTACGCGGTCTTGCCGCCGTGAGCTGTGTCGAAGAAGGGGAAGAACCGGCTGCAGGTATCAATGGCTCCGCCCCACGCATGGCTGAAGGACACCTCCGCCAGCTGCGGAAACGTGGCGCGGAAATGGGCTGCCAGCCGGTCATAGCTGGCGCGGCGCCCGTCATGTTCGGCCTTCAGGGAACGGCCGAAATGGTAGACCGCGTCATAGCCGCCGAACAGGATCCGGGACCGGCCCTGCGCGTCGGTGGTGAGCCGGTAGTAGTGGAACCGGTTGTTCAGGTCGGCCAGTCCCTGCCGGTTGTGCCAGCCGACGGCGGCCAGCTGGCCGTCGGTCAGCGGCTGGGTCATCAGCACGTAGTCGTAGACCGGAACGGTGTGCAGCCGGGTCCGCTTGAGCAGCGAGGGGAACACATTGGTGGCCAGCGCCACCCGGTCGGCGGTGACGGTGCCGCCGTCGGCCGTGAGCCGAACCCGGCTGCCCAGGTTTTCGATGCCGCGCACCGGCGTGTGCTCACGGATTTCGACGCCGGCAGCCAGGCAGGCGCGCTGCAGGCCCCACGCCAGGCGGGCGGGGTTGAGCATGGCGGTGCTTTTCCGGTCCCAGAGGCCGGCCAGATACAGCGGAGAATCCACCTCCTTGCGGACCTCCTGCCGGTCCAGGAACACCAGATCCGGATCCGCTCCGGCTTCCTCGGCCAGCCACTGCACCTGGTGTTCCTCCGTGGCCACGGACAGGGTTCCGGTCCATTCAAAACCGCAGTCGATGCCGTAGCGGTCCACCGCGGCGGCAATCTCCCTCAGATTTTCCCGCCCGAGCCGTTCCAGCTGTTCGGCTTCGCCGGGCAGATGGGCGCGTCCGTTGGCCTCCCCGTGGGTCAGGGACGCTTCGCAGAACCCGCCGTTGCGCCCCGAGGCCGCCCAGCCCACCCTGCCGCCCTCGAGCAGCACCACGTTCCGGCCGGGATCGCGCTCCTTGGCCAGCAGCGCGGTCCACAAGCCGGTGTAACCGCCGCCGACGACGGCGAGACCGGCGTCCATATTCCCGCTCAGTGCGGGCAGGGCGTCGGGGCGTTCGGGGTCATCCAGCCAGTAGGAACCGGATGTGGCAGACGCGAGTGAGCCCGCCACGGCAGTCGGCGGAAAACGTTGTTCGGCCTGTTCATAAACGGTGGCACCCATGGCACTTATTCGCTGACGAAGGTGTCAGCGATACCCAGGACGTCATCGAGGATGTCCAGTCCCGTGCGGGCTTCCTCATCGGTGACGTTCAGCGGCGGAACCACGTGAAGGCGGTTGAAGTTGGCGAACGGCAGCAGCCCGCGGTCCTTGCACGCGGAAATCAGGGTGTTCATCTCCGGACTGGAGGCGCCGTAGGGTGCCATTGGCTCCCGGGTTTCGCGGTTCTTGACGAGCTCGACGGCCCAGAAGGCGCCGGTGCCGCGGACTTCGCCCACACTGGGATGCTTGGCTGCCAACTCCGCCAGCCCGGGTCCGAAGACGGTGTCGCCCAGGCGCGCGGCGTTTTCCACCATGCCCTCCTCCAGCATGGCGCCAATGGTGGCCACGGCCGCAGCGCAGGCCAGGGGATGGCCGGAGTAGGTCAGCCCGCCGGGGTAGGCCTTGTCGGCAAAGGTGGCGGCAATTTCATCGGAGATGGCCACGCCGCCCAGCGGCACGTAGCCGGAGTTGATGCCCTTGGCGAAGGTGAGCAGGTCCGGCACCACGTCTCCGCCGTGCTCGACGGCGAACCACTTTCCGGAGCGGCCGAAGCCTGCCATCACCTCATCGGCGATGAACATGATGCCGTAGCGGCGGGTCAGTTCGCGGACACCGGCCAGGTAACCGGGCGGCGGGACCATGATCCCGGCGGTTCCGGGAATGGATTCCAGCACCACGGCGGCAAATGCGGACGGCCCCTCCAGCTGGATGATCTGCTCCAAGTGGTCCAGCGCGCGTGAGCATTCTTCCTGCTCGGTGGTGGCGTGGAACTGGGAGCGGTACAGGAAGGGAGCATGGAAATGGACCGTGCCGGCGGTGCCGTAGTCGTTGGGGATGCGGCGGGGGTCCCCGGTGACGTTCACCGCCAGGGCGGTGCCGCCGTGATAGGAACGGTACGCGGAGAGGACCTTGTAGCGTCCGGTGTGCAGGCGGGCCATCCGGACGGCATGCTCCACCGCGTCGGCGCCGCCGTTGGTGAAGAAGATGGTGTCCAGGTTGCCGGGAGTGAGTTCGGAGACCAGCCGGGCCGCTTCGGAGCGGGCGTCGTTGACGTACTGCGGAGCGATGGTGCAGAGCTTGCCGGCCTGCTCCTGGATGGCGGCGACCACCTTGGGATGCTGGTGGCCGATATTGGTGTTGACCAGCTGCGAGGAGAAGTCCAGCAGTTTCCGTCCCTCGCCGTCCCATACATGGGACCCTTCGGCGCGGATAACCGTCATGGGCTTAATCTGCTTCTGCGCGGACCAGGAGTGAAAAACGTGCTGGCGGTCCAGCTCGTAGGCTCGGCGGCCGGCGGCGAGTTCCGCTTCAGTGACTGCGGATTCGGTGGTGGTGTTCATATTCGGTGTTCCTTTGGTCTTAGGCGTTCTGCGGGAAGCCGAGGTTGAGTCCGCCGTGGCTGGGGTCCAGCCAGCGGGTGGTGACCACTTTGCCACGGGTGAAGAAGTGCACGCCCTCAGTGCCGTGGGCGTGCGAGTCGCCGAAGAGCGAGTTCTTCCAGCCGCCGAAGGAGTAGTAGGCCATGGGGACGGGGATCGGCACGTTGATGCCCACCATTCCCACCTCCACTTCGTTTTCGAAGCGCCGGGCGGCGCCGCCGTCGTTGGTGAAGATGGCGGTGCCGTTGCCGTACGGGTTGGCATTGATCAGCGCCAGCGCATCGTCGTAGCTGTCCGCACGGATCACGGAAAGCACCGGACCGAAGATCTCGTCGGTGTAGATGGACATGTCCGGCGTGACGTGGTCAAACAGAGTGGGGCCGAGGAAGAAACCCTCGCCCTCGGCGTCGGGCGCCACGTCCCGGCCGTCCACCACCACGCCGGCGCCGGCGGCAGCGCCCGCATCGATGTAACCGGCAACCTTGTCGCGGTGGGCGGCGGTCACCAGCGGCCCCATGTCGGCGCCGCGCAGTCCGTCGCCGACACGCAGCGTGCGGGTGCGCTCGGCGATCTTGGCCACC
Proteins encoded:
- a CDS encoding NAD(P)/FAD-dependent oxidoreductase, whose protein sequence is MGATVYEQAEQRFPPTAVAGSLASATSGSYWLDDPERPDALPALSGNMDAGLAVVGGGYTGLWTALLAKERDPGRNVVLLEGGRVGWAASGRNGGFCEASLTHGEANGRAHLPGEAEQLERLGRENLREIAAAVDRYGIDCGFEWTGTLSVATEEHQVQWLAEEAGADPDLVFLDRQEVRKEVDSPLYLAGLWDRKSTAMLNPARLAWGLQRACLAAGVEIREHTPVRGIENLGSRVRLTADGGTVTADRVALATNVFPSLLKRTRLHTVPVYDYVLMTQPLTDGQLAAVGWHNRQGLADLNNRFHYYRLTTDAQGRSRILFGGYDAVYHFGRSLKAEHDGRRASYDRLAAHFRATFPQLAEVSFSHAWGGAIDTCSRFFPFFDTAHGGKTAYCAGFTGLGVGATRFGANVLLDLLSGEDTERTRLKMVRRKPLPFPPEPAAWLGIKITTAALVRADRRQGRRGPWLKALDSIGMGFDS
- a CDS encoding aspartate aminotransferase family protein — encoded protein: MNTTTESAVTEAELAAGRRAYELDRQHVFHSWSAQKQIKPMTVIRAEGSHVWDGEGRKLLDFSSQLVNTNIGHQHPKVVAAIQEQAGKLCTIAPQYVNDARSEAARLVSELTPGNLDTIFFTNGGADAVEHAVRMARLHTGRYKVLSAYRSYHGGTALAVNVTGDPRRIPNDYGTAGTVHFHAPFLYRSQFHATTEQEECSRALDHLEQIIQLEGPSAFAAVVLESIPGTAGIMVPPPGYLAGVRELTRRYGIMFIADEVMAGFGRSGKWFAVEHGGDVVPDLLTFAKGINSGYVPLGGVAISDEIAATFADKAYPGGLTYSGHPLACAAAVATIGAMLEEGMVENAARLGDTVFGPGLAELAAKHPSVGEVRGTGAFWAVELVKNRETREPMAPYGASSPEMNTLISACKDRGLLPFANFNRLHVVPPLNVTDEEARTGLDILDDVLGIADTFVSE
- a CDS encoding L-lactate dehydrogenase encodes the protein MANITTRPVTKLGIVGAGSVGTSLAYAALIRDAAREIAIYDIDAVRAEAEGLDLAHGTQFTGANTVTGGGNIEALAGSDVIVITAGARQKPGQSRLDLAGVNVGIIQNLMTQLMEQAPDAVYVVVTNPCDVLTVAAQKASGLPWNRIFSSGTVLDTSRLRLLLAREAHVLMTSVHATIIGEHGDSEFPVWSSASIGPVPIRDWKISGRQVFTQEYLDAVTHDVVTAAYKVIEGKGATNYAIGLAGIRIVEAIMQAENAVLPVSAIMQGAYGIEGVALSLPSIVGINGVYGMLEMPLDEAETRQFQDSAETLRNTLTKLGV
- the putP gene encoding sodium/proline symporter PutP — encoded protein: MTDQTYKLIAMAIYMLAMLAIGWWAYRRTTDLDDYMLAGRDLKPGVAALSAGASDMSGWLLMGLPGAIYVSGLVEGWIAVGLTAGAWLNWKFVAPRLRSYTLVSNNSITVPSFLENRLKDRSRILRVVSGVIILVFFTFYVSSGMVAGGVFFESSFGSSYLVGMLIVAGVTIAYTLFGGFLAASYTDVVQGLMMLAALILVPLVGLGQVGGFGGMTDSLREINPDMLDPIAGGTAVGIISALAWGLGYFGQPHIIVRFMALRSPADAKAGRRIGVGWMLLTVVGAIMTALIGAAYFQQNNLTLSDPEAVFLELAQIFFHPLIAGFVLAAVLAAIMSTISSQLIVTSSALVEDLYRIVLKRDASPRSMVMLGRMAVLVVSVISILIAVSRNASILELVGFAWAGFGAAFGPTILLALYWRKLTTAGALAGMIAGAVTAFLWGTFEMPGILGDVYEIIPGFLINLLLTIVVSRLTFKPSAEIDAEFDDAVRISKGDAEPATTVPA
- a CDS encoding gamma-aminobutyraldehyde dehydrogenase; this translates as MSTTTPAFDGGHQFINGAYRQGRGEEAKRINPATGEISETLRYADARDVNDAVAAAKAAFAGWSRRIPADRSAALLRLAAELDARAGQLAALETAQTGKSIRMSTEFDVPGTVDNVSFFAGAARQLHGLAAGEYGAGGTSMIRREPIGVIGSIAPWNYPLQMAGWKILPAVAAGNTIVLKPSELTPGTTLLFAEAAAAAGIPDGVINVVTGSGPVCGELLVTHQDVAMTSFTGSTAVGRRIMALAARTAKRVHLELGGKAPFVVFDDADVEAAAHGAVAGSIINGGQDCTAATRAYIQRPLFEEFAARVAELMDSVVVGDPTDPDTDLGSLISHVHRDKVAGFVARARAAGATVRAGGSAPGGNLAGGAFYRPTLVTDAAQDSEIVQDEVFGPVLTALPFDSDDDGIRLANDTAYGLAASAWTRDLSRSLRASEEIAAGCVWINDHIPIVSEMPHGGYKASGFGKDMSQYSFEDYTNIKHVMLGRDAAAHKDWQDTVFRSR